Proteins encoded in a region of the Candidatus Nitrospira nitrificans genome:
- a CDS encoding efflux RND transporter periplasmic adaptor subunit, whose product MNRRNWIGTVLLLALVLSTGIGLIAWKYESIQDSVAASANQPEPMESITVAVAREMDHRQTTTSIGTVLALRSVMLKNELAGTVREVRLTPGQIVEAGTLLVALDVSVEEAELKAQEAQAALTRTVLTRRQNLNQELATTQEEVDRARADLDIARAQIARTRAIIAKKTLRAPFRARVGIADVHPGQYLDEGTLLTTLQGVGEAVHVDFTVAQQVAAGLRSGETVDVLAPGEALAIKAAIVALDARVDPTTRNAVVRARVEDTRHLLAPGASVRVQVPVGLSRKAVAIPVSALRKGPGGDQVFVIAPDQDLKTRAHVRRVESGTMVGDQVVIHAGLDVGETVAASGSFKLREGVLVAIAPDSSSQKQAQARTVHND is encoded by the coding sequence ATGAATCGTCGTAACTGGATCGGAACAGTCTTGCTTCTCGCATTGGTACTCTCCACGGGCATCGGGCTGATCGCCTGGAAGTATGAATCCATTCAAGATTCCGTTGCAGCCTCTGCCAACCAACCGGAGCCGATGGAATCCATCACGGTCGCCGTCGCGCGCGAGATGGATCATCGCCAGACCACCACCTCCATCGGAACGGTTCTGGCCTTACGCTCGGTCATGCTGAAGAACGAACTCGCCGGAACGGTCCGTGAAGTCCGGCTCACGCCGGGCCAGATCGTGGAAGCCGGCACCTTGCTGGTCGCGCTCGATGTTTCCGTCGAAGAAGCCGAACTCAAGGCGCAGGAGGCGCAGGCCGCTCTTACCAGGACGGTGCTCACTCGCCGACAGAACCTCAATCAGGAACTCGCCACGACTCAGGAGGAAGTCGACCGGGCTCGCGCCGATTTGGATATTGCCCGGGCCCAAATCGCCCGCACCAGGGCGATCATCGCCAAGAAGACCCTCCGTGCGCCGTTCCGGGCGCGCGTCGGCATCGCCGATGTTCACCCCGGTCAATATCTGGACGAAGGGACCTTGCTCACGACGTTGCAGGGCGTCGGCGAAGCGGTCCATGTCGATTTCACGGTTGCCCAGCAGGTTGCGGCCGGCTTACGGAGCGGCGAGACGGTCGACGTGCTGGCGCCGGGCGAAGCCCTCGCCATCAAAGCCGCCATCGTCGCGCTCGATGCGCGCGTGGATCCCACGACTCGAAATGCCGTGGTGCGGGCGCGGGTGGAGGATACGCGCCATCTGCTGGCCCCCGGCGCGTCGGTTCGGGTTCAAGTTCCCGTCGGCCTCTCGCGCAAGGCCGTCGCCATCCCGGTCAGCGCGCTGCGCAAAGGGCCAGGGGGCGATCAGGTGTTCGTAATCGCGCCGGACCAGGATCTCAAGACTCGAGCGCATGTGCGGCGAGTGGAAAGCGGCACGATGGTCGGCGATCAAGTCGTGATTCACGCCGGACTCGACGTCGGCGAGACCGTTGCCGCGTCGGGATCGTTCAAGTTGCGCGAAGGCGTGCTCGTCGCGATTGCGCCCGACTCTTCCTCGCAAAAGCAGGCCCAAGCGCGAACGGTCCACAACGACTGA
- a CDS encoding YciI family protein, which yields MKYLLLVHHNEDMFNKIPETERKDMLAESIRLCHQLDGKGQYVHASPLRSEATGIVVRVRNGKATVTDGPFAETKEQLAGYFLIEAQDQDDAVRIAKLVPGARIGTVEVRPLREITGLPGEEKQP from the coding sequence ATGAAATATCTATTGCTGGTCCACCACAACGAAGACATGTTTAACAAGATCCCAGAAACCGAACGGAAGGACATGCTCGCGGAATCAATCCGGCTCTGCCACCAGCTCGACGGGAAAGGGCAATACGTTCATGCCTCCCCGCTGCGATCTGAGGCGACAGGAATCGTCGTTCGGGTGCGCAACGGAAAGGCGACGGTCACCGATGGGCCATTCGCCGAGACGAAAGAGCAGCTCGCCGGCTACTTTCTCATCGAAGCCCAGGATCAGGATGACGCCGTTCGTATCGCCAAGCTGGTGCCGGGCGCTCGGATCGGGACAGTCGAAGTGAGGCCACTAAGAGAGATCACCGGTCTGCCGGGCGAAGAGAAGCAACCATGA
- a CDS encoding sigma 54-interacting transcriptional regulator, protein MDPTFASPDGALTERHQALLEVAEAISAHRDLHELFRDLVQRLSRVMQVNFVSLSLHDPMRNHIRLQTIQANVPAELLGGHEEPVDETPAGLVFLTQRPVLVSDLAAEHRWPQVLHRMREDGVNSFCVVPLTTAVRQLGAMGFSSLRRDAYSESDVEFLRQVGKQVAVAVDNVLHHQDLVSDRDRLRLLLEVTESIALHHDADRFLRDLAQRLPRIVPFDYINIVLHDPAKNVMRLRLLVTSMPATIKPGLELPIEESPGGLVWKTQQPLTVPDIASERRFSKLIAMLRENGVQSFCVVPLTTANQRLGALGFGSLERRTYDVSEIEFMHQIAKQVAIAVENALNYERAQSTQSQLTRERDHQRLLLEVNNAVITHLDLNDLFTAVSECLRKVIQHDGSSLLLCDERTGEWRIHVLDFQRNESFIEEGTLEESTESPSCLAINTGKAALFREPDLKEMASSSPCAQNLLDRGVKSFCSLPLLAHKRALGALNVGRRRDDGFTSEDVELLGQVAQQVAIAVENALAYKQIAQLKDKLTEEKLYLEEEIQTNYNFEEIVGESRALKQVLKQIETVAPTDSTVLILGETGSGKELVARALHNLSTRRERTFVKLNCAAIPTGLLESELFGHEKGAFTGAIATKVGRFELADRGTLFLDEVGEIPLELQVKLLRVLQEQEFERLGGTRTIRTNVRVVAATNRDLDQMVDEQKFRSDLYYRLKVFPVTVPPLRERVEDISVLARHFAHKFAMRMKKRVETIPVEAMKAMQAYPWPGNVRELGNFIERAVILSTGSDLVVQLSELKSPTTASHDSVLTLEAAERKHILHVLRDSKWTLGGPGGAAARLGMKRTTLHSKMRKLGIVRPS, encoded by the coding sequence ATGGATCCCACTTTTGCATCGCCGGATGGCGCGCTGACCGAGCGGCACCAGGCGCTCTTGGAGGTCGCGGAAGCGATCTCGGCGCACCGCGATCTACACGAACTTTTTCGAGATCTCGTTCAGCGGCTCTCCCGCGTGATGCAGGTGAATTTCGTGTCTCTCTCCTTGCACGACCCGATGCGCAACCATATCCGCCTCCAGACCATTCAAGCGAATGTGCCGGCTGAGCTCTTGGGCGGCCATGAAGAGCCTGTCGATGAAACTCCCGCCGGCTTGGTCTTCCTCACGCAGCGGCCGGTTCTCGTGTCCGACCTTGCCGCCGAACATCGCTGGCCGCAAGTCCTTCATCGCATGCGGGAGGACGGCGTCAATTCATTTTGCGTCGTTCCCTTGACCACCGCCGTGCGACAACTGGGCGCCATGGGATTTTCGAGCCTGCGGAGAGACGCCTATAGCGAGTCGGACGTGGAGTTTCTCCGGCAGGTCGGGAAGCAAGTCGCAGTGGCGGTCGACAACGTCCTGCACCATCAGGATCTGGTCAGTGATCGGGATCGACTGCGCCTTCTGCTGGAGGTCACGGAATCCATCGCTTTACATCACGACGCGGACCGCTTTTTGCGCGATCTCGCGCAGCGGCTTCCCCGCATCGTGCCCTTCGACTACATCAACATCGTGCTGCACGATCCGGCCAAGAATGTCATGCGGCTCCGGTTGTTGGTCACGTCGATGCCCGCAACGATCAAGCCGGGTCTCGAATTGCCGATCGAGGAGTCCCCCGGCGGTCTCGTCTGGAAAACGCAGCAACCGTTGACCGTGCCCGACATTGCGAGCGAACGTCGCTTCTCCAAATTGATCGCAATGCTGCGGGAGAACGGCGTCCAGTCTTTTTGCGTCGTGCCGCTGACCACCGCGAACCAACGCCTCGGCGCCCTGGGATTCGGCAGCCTGGAGCGCCGAACCTACGACGTATCCGAGATCGAATTCATGCACCAAATCGCGAAACAGGTGGCCATCGCCGTCGAAAATGCGTTGAACTACGAACGAGCGCAGTCCACTCAATCGCAACTCACGCGTGAGCGTGATCATCAGCGGTTGCTGCTTGAAGTGAACAATGCCGTCATCACCCATCTGGATCTCAACGACTTGTTCACGGCCGTCAGTGAGTGCTTGAGAAAAGTGATCCAGCACGACGGCTCCAGCCTGCTGCTCTGCGACGAACGGACCGGCGAGTGGCGTATTCACGTATTGGATTTTCAGAGAAACGAAAGTTTCATCGAGGAAGGAACACTCGAAGAAAGTACGGAGTCCCCGTCCTGCCTCGCGATCAACACGGGCAAAGCCGCGTTGTTCAGAGAACCGGATCTGAAAGAGATGGCAAGCTCTTCGCCTTGCGCGCAGAACCTCCTTGACCGTGGCGTGAAATCGTTCTGCTCTCTCCCGCTCCTTGCGCACAAACGCGCATTAGGCGCATTGAACGTGGGGCGACGAAGAGATGACGGCTTTACGTCGGAGGACGTCGAGTTGCTCGGCCAGGTCGCGCAGCAAGTCGCCATTGCGGTCGAGAACGCCTTGGCTTATAAGCAGATTGCCCAACTGAAGGACAAGTTAACGGAAGAAAAACTGTATCTTGAAGAAGAAATTCAGACCAACTACAACTTTGAAGAAATTGTCGGCGAGAGCCGCGCGCTCAAACAGGTCCTCAAGCAGATCGAGACGGTCGCCCCCACGGACTCTACGGTCTTGATCCTGGGCGAAACGGGCAGCGGGAAAGAGCTCGTCGCTCGCGCGCTCCACAATTTGAGCACCCGGCGGGAGCGCACGTTCGTGAAGCTGAATTGCGCCGCGATTCCGACCGGCTTGCTCGAAAGCGAACTATTCGGGCACGAAAAGGGAGCCTTCACCGGGGCGATTGCGACCAAGGTCGGCCGGTTTGAATTGGCCGACCGAGGAACGCTGTTCCTCGACGAAGTCGGAGAAATTCCCCTGGAACTCCAGGTCAAGCTTCTCCGAGTGCTCCAGGAGCAGGAATTCGAACGGCTGGGTGGCACTCGCACGATTCGTACGAACGTACGGGTCGTCGCGGCCACCAATCGCGACCTCGATCAAATGGTGGATGAACAGAAGTTTCGCAGTGACCTCTACTACCGGCTCAAAGTCTTCCCCGTTACCGTTCCCCCGCTGCGCGAGCGTGTAGAGGACATCTCTGTCCTGGCCCGACACTTTGCCCATAAATTCGCCATGCGGATGAAGAAACGCGTTGAAACGATTCCTGTCGAAGCGATGAAAGCCATGCAGGCCTATCCCTGGCCGGGTAACGTGCGCGAACTGGGAAACTTCATCGAACGGGCAGTGATTTTGTCGACCGGCTCCGATCTGGTCGTGCAACTGTCTGAGCTCAAGTCACCGACGACTGCGTCGCACGATTCGGTCTTGACGCTGGAAGCGGCCGAGCGGAAGCACATTCTGCACGTATTGCGTGATTCGAAGTGGACCCTCGGTGGTCCCGGGGGGGCCGCCGCTAGGCTCGGAATGAAACGGACGACTCTCCATTCCAAGATGCGGAAGCTGGGCATTGTCCGTCCATCGTAG